TCAAAACCTATGACGGTGACGAACTGGCGAAAGCGATCGGGCTCGTCGGCCCGGCCGAGGCCGATGCGCGGATTGTTCCGCCGGGGCGCCGAGCCGTCCTTTACATTAACGCCCCCGTCACCGCCGGCCTGCCGCGCGGCGCCATTTCGCACGAACTGACGCTCGGCAAGGTCGGCGCCGATGGCGCCAGCTTCACGATTTCGGGCGGCACGGCATCATTGGCCTCGGCACCCCTCCCCCGCCTGTCGCCGCCGCTGCGTGGTGGGCCGTGGGTCGCGGTCTATGATCCCGGCATGGAGCGCGGCCACCGGCGGGTCTTCTACGCCACCGAGGGAACGGCGACCTTGCCTGGCCGCTTCGCGATCGATTTCATGAAGGTCGACACGGGCGGCAAGCTGTCGGCGGGCGACGCCAATGTTCCCGCGAACCATTATGGCTTCGGTGCCGCGGTGCTCGCGGTCGCCGACGGCACGGTCGTCGGGGTGCGCGACGACGTGCCCGATCCGGCGGCGGTCAAGGGCCGTGCGAACCCCACTATCGCCGATGCGAGCGGCAATTATCTCATGCTCGATATCGGCGGCGGGCGCATCGCGACCTATGAGCATCTGAAGCAGGGCGCACCGGTCAAGGTGGGAGATCGAGTCAAGGCGGGGCAAGTCGTCGGCTTTCTCGGCTTCACCGGACAGGCGAGCGCGCCGCACCTGCATTTTCATCTCGCCGACCGCGCGTCGATCCTCGGCGCCGAGGGCCAGCCCTATCTCTTTGCCTCGCTCACGCGGCTGGGACAATATGGGGCGATCGGCGATTTTTTCCGCGGCGAGACATGGCCGCCTACCGACCGCTCCGAAACAGTGCGTGACAGTTTTCCGCCGCCGAACCTCGTCGTCCGCTTTCCGGGCGACTGAGACCTAGCGCAGCGCGCAGAGCGCCGCCGAGCTGGTCGAGACGGTCAGGATTTCCGGATCCTTGAGCGCGCGGACCTTGTGGAAGAACTGATCGAGCGTCAGGTCGGTGACGCGCTTGTCCTTGAGGCTGCCGAGCGCCGACAGGCGGCGGAGCTGGAGCAGCGACAGCCGGTCGACCATGCGCTCGGCCATGCACGCCGACATCGCTTTCGACAGGCCGGCGTTGTTGAGGCCGGTGCGCAGCCGCGTCTCGGGCGTCGCACAGCCCGCGAGCGCGAGCGACAGCAGCGCCAGCGGCAGGACAGCAAATTTCATCGGGATTACCTTCCGTGATATTCGGCGACCGCCGACGAGACCGACTGCATCAGCGCCATGCGCGCGGGGATGCCCGCGGTCGTGCTGCCCATCATCACGACGATCGCATAGCGGGTGCCGTCGGGCGCCGTCGCGATGCCGATATCGTTGTATCCGGCGGTCATGCCGCCCAGATTCTGTCCGGTGCCGGTCTTGTGCATGAACTGCCAGCCCGGCGGCAGCCCGGCCTTGAGGCGCCGGGGCCCGCTCTTCGTCCGGCTCATCACGCCTTGCAGATATTCGGTCGATTCGGGCGAAAGCAACGTGCCGCGCGCAAGCCGCGTCAGGGCGCTCGCGATCGCCGCGGGGCTGGCGCCATCGACTGGATTTGCGAGATAATTGTTCATCGCGGTCTGACGCGCTGCGGCGGGCAGCGCCGCACGCGCGCTCTCGAAATTGCGGCCTACCGAATAGCTCTGCTGCCAGGTCAGTCCGGCTGTCCCCGCCTGGAGCATTCGTTCGCCGGGGCCAAAGCGAATCGAACCCAGATCCTTTTTCGCGATGAAGCTACGCACGGCACTGGGACCGCCGACGGTGCGCAGCAAGCTGTCATTCGCAAGATTGTCGCTGTGGGTGATCGCGGTCTCGATCAGGTCACGGACACTCATCGTAACCGAACCCTCAGCCCGCACGCGTGCCGCGAGCGGCTGGTGAAAGACCACCAAATCCTCGGGCCCGATGCGGACGCGCTGGTCCATCTTGATGCGCCCCTGATCGACCGCGTCGAGCACGGTCAGCGTCACCCAAAGCTTGGACACGCTTTGCTGCGGGAACAGGTCGCCGCCCCGCTGCGCCAGCGCCCATTCGCCGTCGATGCGCTGGACCGCGATGCCGGTCTTGCCGGGAAAGGCTTTCCACAATTCAAAGATGCGGTCCTGAAGACCGGCGGGCGCGCGGCGAAATCCGGGATCGGCTGGCCCGGCGGGGCGCGGCATGGTCGATCGCACCGGCTGGCCGATCGGCACGGTGACGGCACCAGAGGGACTACGCACCGCCGTTTGCGGCTGCGTTCGCGGCTGCGGCACGATCGCGGCGCTGCTGACGCAGCCTGCGAGCACCGCTGCGCCCATCGACGTGGCGAGGAGCGGCCTGCCGGAAAAGCTGAACTTCATTCTAACCCCGCACTTGCGACTACTTTATATATACCCGACCCCTCTCGGGCATTTTCCTCGTCTCGCAGGCGTCCGGGGCGGGCCAGCGATTTGCGGTGAATGATTCTTCTACCGCGACCAATGGCGGGAACCCGGCAGATTTCAGGGAGCAGGCCGGGCGCGTACCATGTCAGGATAGAGTCGCTTGAGCGCCGCAAGCTTGGGCGCGTCCCAGCGCAGGATATAGCCGTTCGATGGATTGCGGCGCATGAAATCCTGATGGTTCGCCTCGGCGGGGTAGAAGCGTTTATAGGCCTCGACCGGCACGACGATCGGCTTGGCAAAATATTTCCCGCCGCCGATCTGCGCCAGATAGGCGGTGGCGACCTGGCGCTGCGCGGCGTCGAGCGGAACGATCGCCGCGCGATATTGCGAGCCTGTATCGGGACCCTGACGATTTTTCAGCGTGGGGTCGGCGACGACCGAAAAGAGAATGCGAAGCAGACTGCCATAGCTGACCTGCGACGGGTCATAGACGATGCGCACCGCCTCGGCATGGCCCGACTTGCCGTCGTGGGTGAGTTCGTATCGGGCGGTCGCGGCGCTGCCGCCATGATAGCCCGATTCGACCGAAATCACGCCTTTGACGTTGGAAAAGACGCCCTCGACGCCCCAGAAACACCCGCCCGCAAGCACCGCGGTTGCGCGCTTGGAATTGACGACGGGATCGACGAGTGCGGCGGGCAGTTTTACGGCGCTTTCGGCCTGCGCCGGGGCGCATTGCGCGACGATCGCGCCTGCGACCAGCGCCGTGACGGCGCGAAGCGACAGGCTGCGTCGCAGCGGCGTCACGCGGGGATCGGAAGCGCCGGCTGATTGAGGACGATGTAGGTCGCGCCAATCGCGAAACCTGCGAGCATGGTCAGAAACCAGTCGGAGCGAAGCATGGAGAGCATATGGGCCTCTTTTTTTCATATCTGTCAGTTCGCGGCCGAGACCGCATTGGTTACACCGACGATATGGAGCGCCCCGACCAGCCGTGCAGTGATGGCAGTCACCCTTAAAGGAAATGACTTACCATCCGGTGAACCGGGCGGTTAACCGCCGTTCAGGTTCAAATAGGCTCCGCAATCGGGATTACAAGACCGATCGGTACAAAATAATCTTGCGCAGATTATTTTGTACCGAAAACATGTCAGCTGAGCGCGGCGCACGCCTGCTGGATGCGCACGCATGCTTCCTTCAGCACCGCTTCCGACGTCGCATAGGAAACGCGAAACGCGGGCGACAGGCCAAAGGCGCCGCCGTGCACCGCTGCAACCTTGGCGCTGTCGAGGAAATAGTCGATCAGCGCCTCGTCGCTGTCGATCAGCTTGCCGTCGGGGGTCTTCTTGCCGATGCAGCCCGACGCGTCGGGATAGACATAGAAAGCGCCGTCGGGGACGGGACAGTTGAGGCCGGGCGCGTCGTTGAGCATCGCGACGACCATGTCGCGGCGCTTGCGGAATGCGGCGTTGCGATCGTCGAGGAACTGCTGCGGCCCGCCGAGCGCGGCGGCAGCGGCCGCCTGCGCGATCGAACAGGGGTTCGACGTCGACTGCGACTGCAGCTTGCCCATCGCCTTGATGATCCATGCGGGACCGCCGGCATAGCCGATGCGCCAGCCGGTCATCGCATAGGCTTTCGAACAGCCATTCACCGTCAGGATGCGGTCGATGAGGTCAGGGCAGCGCTGCGCGATCGTCGAGAATTCGAAATCGGCGTACCAGACATGCTCGTACATGTCGTCGGTCATCACCATCACATGCGGGTGACGGCGGATCACCTCGCCGATCGCGTCGAGTTCTTCGCCCGAATAGGCGGCGCCCGACGGGTTCGACGGCGAGTTGAACATCACCCAGCGCGTCTTCGGCGTGATCGCGGCGTCGAGCTGCGCCGGCGTGATCTTGTAATTCTGCGCCGCGGTCCCCTCGATGATCACCGGCGTGCCGCCCGCGAAGGCGACGATGTCGGGATAGCTCACCCAATAGGGCGCGGGGATGATCACCTCGTCGCCCGGATCGACGGTCGCGACCAGCGCATTGAACAGCGTGTGCTTGCCGCCGACATTGACCGAAATCTGGTCGAGCCCGAATTCGAGCCCGTTGTCGCGGCGGAACTTGCCGCGGATCGCTTCCTTCAGCGCCACCGTCCCGTCGACCAGCGTATATTTGGTCTGGCCGTTCCGGATCGCCTCGATCGCCGCTTCCTTGACGAAGTCGGGCGTGTCGAAATCGGGCTCGCCCGCCGAAAGGCCGATGACGTCGACGCCCGCGGCTTTCAGCGCCGAAACGCGCGCGGTCATCGCGAGCGTCGCCGACGGCTGGATGCGGTTGAGGGCGGCGGAGACATGGGGCTTCAGCGACATGACGATATCTTCCGTGGCTTGCGCGGTCGGGCTGCAAAATGACAGGAAATTGCGCGGGGCCGCGCCTAGAGCCTCTGATCGATATTCGCAAGCGCGCTGGTAGATAATTTACCTATGCGGGCGCGCAGGTCAGCCTATCGAGGATGCCGCAGCGTCCGCCAGCCGTGCCGGGATCAATCCGCGCAGCGAATTTCCGATAAAGAATCCGCTCTCCAGATCGGCGAGGCGCAGGTGCGATTCGACCGCGCGCCCCTTGTCGATCAGTTCGGCGCGCAGCACGCCAGGAAGCAGCCCGAGCGCGAGCGGCGGGGTGAGCAATTGGCCGCCGCGCTCGACGAAGATATTGCTCCAGCTCCCCTCGGTGACGAACCCGGGCTCGTCGATGAAGACGACTTCGGCGGCGCCGCTTTCCCGCCGCGCGCTGTCATAGGCGGCGCGCAGGCTGGTCTTGTGCGTCAGGCGGAAGTCGTCCGCAGCCATCGGCGCCGGGCATATCGCGACGGGCACCGGCAGTTCGGCAAGCCGCGGCAGCGGCGACACCTCGATCGCGAGCGCGCCCGACGGCGCAAGCCGCATCCGCACGCGCGCGGCATTGCGCAGGCGAAAAGTCGCCGATTGCAGGCTGTTACGCGCACCGTGGCGATCGAACACAAAGCCCAGCGCCGCGGCGCTCGCCTTCATCCGCGCCAGATGCCCCTCAAGCCGCTGAACACCATCCACCGGATCGAAAAACATCGTTTCGATAAGGTCGAAACTTTCCCCGGCTGCGCCCACAAATTCCCCCTTGGCCAGACATTCGCGCCATTCTTCAGCCGGTTCGCTGTCGGCGACGATTCCGGAGCCCAGTCCCAGCGTGGCGCAAGGCGGATTATCGCGCAAGCCGCTTTGCGGTAACACCAA
This sequence is a window from Sphingopyxis sp. USTB-05. Protein-coding genes within it:
- a CDS encoding M23 family metallopeptidase; amino-acid sequence: MQIKVPVLAFLALVCPAAATAQTNQALDIRVVEAPDLVRIGTADQLIYELHLTNFASLPLRLDRLVVKAGSTGTPLKTYDGDELAKAIGLVGPAEADARIVPPGRRAVLYINAPVTAGLPRGAISHELTLGKVGADGASFTISGGTASLASAPLPRLSPPLRGGPWVAVYDPGMERGHRRVFYATEGTATLPGRFAIDFMKVDTGGKLSAGDANVPANHYGFGAAVLAVADGTVVGVRDDVPDPAAVKGRANPTIADASGNYLMLDIGGGRIATYEHLKQGAPVKVGDRVKAGQVVGFLGFTGQASAPHLHFHLADRASILGAEGQPYLFASLTRLGQYGAIGDFFRGETWPPTDRSETVRDSFPPPNLVVRFPGD
- a CDS encoding serine hydrolase, which translates into the protein MKFSFSGRPLLATSMGAAVLAGCVSSAAIVPQPRTQPQTAVRSPSGAVTVPIGQPVRSTMPRPAGPADPGFRRAPAGLQDRIFELWKAFPGKTGIAVQRIDGEWALAQRGGDLFPQQSVSKLWVTLTVLDAVDQGRIKMDQRVRIGPEDLVVFHQPLAARVRAEGSVTMSVRDLIETAITHSDNLANDSLLRTVGGPSAVRSFIAKKDLGSIRFGPGERMLQAGTAGLTWQQSYSVGRNFESARAALPAAARQTAMNNYLANPVDGASPAAIASALTRLARGTLLSPESTEYLQGVMSRTKSGPRRLKAGLPPGWQFMHKTGTGQNLGGMTAGYNDIGIATAPDGTRYAIVVMMGSTTAGIPARMALMQSVSSAVAEYHGR
- the msrA gene encoding peptide-methionine (S)-S-oxide reductase MsrA, with amino-acid sequence MRRSLSLRAVTALVAGAIVAQCAPAQAESAVKLPAALVDPVVNSKRATAVLAGGCFWGVEGVFSNVKGVISVESGYHGGSAATARYELTHDGKSGHAEAVRIVYDPSQVSYGSLLRILFSVVADPTLKNRQGPDTGSQYRAAIVPLDAAQRQVATAYLAQIGGGKYFAKPIVVPVEAYKRFYPAEANHQDFMRRNPSNGYILRWDAPKLAALKRLYPDMVRARPAP
- a CDS encoding pyridoxal phosphate-dependent aminotransferase gives rise to the protein MSLKPHVSAALNRIQPSATLAMTARVSALKAAGVDVIGLSAGEPDFDTPDFVKEAAIEAIRNGQTKYTLVDGTVALKEAIRGKFRRDNGLEFGLDQISVNVGGKHTLFNALVATVDPGDEVIIPAPYWVSYPDIVAFAGGTPVIIEGTAAQNYKITPAQLDAAITPKTRWVMFNSPSNPSGAAYSGEELDAIGEVIRRHPHVMVMTDDMYEHVWYADFEFSTIAQRCPDLIDRILTVNGCSKAYAMTGWRIGYAGGPAWIIKAMGKLQSQSTSNPCSIAQAAAAAALGGPQQFLDDRNAAFRKRRDMVVAMLNDAPGLNCPVPDGAFYVYPDASGCIGKKTPDGKLIDSDEALIDYFLDSAKVAAVHGGAFGLSPAFRVSYATSEAVLKEACVRIQQACAALS